The following coding sequences lie in one Thermoanaerobaculia bacterium genomic window:
- the ccoG gene encoding cytochrome c oxidase accessory protein CcoG: MTTGSKIGSNSFFSVHQKVHPRIVHGRFSRLRIAALFLTLGLLYGLPWLQWGGRPAFLHDLPARKFYFFGLVFWPQDLIYLTAVLVVAALALFLFTALAGRVWCGYACPQTVFTQVLVWIERWVEGDRASQIRLRKNGFSLPRNMKLAIKWSLWLVFALFTAFSTLGSFTPIRELGGRILAGALGPWETFFLVFIVVAILLFAGKMREQVCIYMCPYARFQSAMFDRNTLIVSYDPARGEPRGARGKESARTPEKPEKPLGDCVDCTLCVQACPTGIDIRNGLQYQCIACTACIDACDEVMDKVGSPRGLVRYTTLNAMENLKTKILRPRVVAYSLLMVGIIAALAVSLAHRVPVAFDVLRDRNAPYREARDGRIENVYRLKVLNMEEQPRTYLLRASGLPGITVDYEAGDLDVAAGQVRDVPVRLRVAVDDLHEPSNEIELELVAADDAKIAVRESTRFLGPRPDPSEDDDDGADDPERSGGKREEH; encoded by the coding sequence CAGAAGGTTCATCCGCGCATCGTGCACGGCCGCTTCTCGCGGCTGCGCATCGCGGCCCTCTTTCTCACCCTGGGTCTGCTCTACGGCCTCCCCTGGCTGCAATGGGGAGGCCGGCCGGCCTTTCTTCACGACCTGCCGGCGCGCAAGTTCTATTTCTTCGGCCTGGTCTTCTGGCCGCAGGATCTGATCTACCTCACCGCCGTGCTGGTGGTGGCGGCGCTCGCCCTGTTCCTCTTCACCGCGCTCGCCGGCCGCGTCTGGTGCGGCTACGCCTGCCCGCAGACCGTCTTCACGCAGGTGCTGGTCTGGATCGAGCGCTGGGTCGAGGGCGACCGTGCCAGCCAGATCCGCCTGCGCAAGAACGGCTTCTCGCTGCCGCGCAACATGAAGCTCGCCATCAAGTGGTCCCTGTGGCTCGTTTTCGCCCTCTTCACCGCCTTCTCGACGCTCGGCTCGTTCACCCCCATCCGCGAGCTCGGAGGCCGCATCCTCGCCGGCGCCCTGGGCCCCTGGGAGACCTTCTTCCTCGTGTTCATCGTCGTCGCGATCCTGCTCTTCGCCGGCAAGATGCGCGAGCAGGTCTGCATCTACATGTGCCCGTACGCGCGCTTCCAGAGCGCGATGTTCGACCGCAACACCCTGATCGTCTCCTACGACCCCGCCCGCGGCGAGCCGCGCGGCGCGCGCGGCAAGGAGTCGGCGCGCACGCCGGAGAAACCCGAGAAACCGCTCGGCGACTGCGTCGACTGCACCTTGTGCGTCCAGGCCTGTCCGACCGGCATCGACATCCGCAACGGTCTGCAGTACCAGTGCATCGCCTGCACCGCCTGCATCGATGCCTGCGACGAGGTCATGGACAAGGTCGGTTCGCCCCGCGGCCTGGTGCGCTACACCACTTTGAACGCCATGGAGAACCTGAAGACGAAGATCCTGCGTCCGCGGGTCGTCGCCTACTCGTTGCTGATGGTGGGAATCATCGCCGCGCTCGCGGTCTCGCTGGCGCACCGCGTGCCGGTCGCCTTCGACGTCCTGCGCGACCGCAACGCCCCCTACCGCGAAGCGCGCGACGGCCGGATCGAGAACGTCTACCGCCTCAAGGTGCTCAACATGGAGGAGCAGCCGCGCACCTACCTGCTGCGCGCCTCGGGTTTGCCCGGCATCACGGTCGACTACGAGGCCGGCGATCTCGACGTCGCTGCCGGGCAGGTGCGGGATGTGCCGGTGCGCCTGCGCGTCGCCGTGGACGACCTGCACGAGCCATCGAACGAGATCGAGCTCGAGTTGGTCGCCGCCGACGATGCGAAGATCGCCGTGCGCGAGTCGACGCGATTTCTCGGTCCCCGGCCGGACCCCTCCGAGGACGACGACGACGGCGCCGACGACCCGGAGCGTTCCGGCGGGAAGCGCGAGGAGCACTGA
- a CDS encoding sulfite exporter TauE/SafE family protein yields the protein MCGGIVGAFSLRGSAGRAGDDGVRQGGGRLAGRLGGLLAYNAGRICTYAALGALAGALGATVGGLMPPEVARRGGRLLGALFLIGLGLFLAGRPQFLQPIERLGARLWRRIEPAGRRFLQARGAGHALALGLVWGFLPCGLVYSMLAMASLAGGAGNGAIVMFSFGAGTLPALFVAGFAASRLRDLARSTILRKSAAAIYVAAGIWLAFTAITGGGGAHGGAHGKAHGKASFGADTCPPQVTALP from the coding sequence ATGTGCGGCGGTATCGTCGGCGCGTTCTCGCTGCGGGGCAGCGCAGGCCGCGCCGGCGACGATGGGGTGCGGCAGGGCGGCGGACGACTCGCGGGGCGCCTGGGCGGACTTCTGGCCTACAACGCCGGGCGGATCTGCACCTACGCGGCGCTCGGCGCCCTGGCCGGCGCGCTCGGCGCGACGGTCGGCGGGTTGATGCCACCGGAGGTCGCGCGGCGCGGCGGACGCCTGCTCGGAGCACTCTTCCTCATCGGACTCGGTCTCTTTCTCGCCGGCCGTCCGCAGTTCCTGCAACCGATCGAACGGCTGGGGGCGCGCCTCTGGCGGCGGATCGAACCGGCGGGCCGCCGGTTCCTGCAGGCGCGCGGCGCCGGGCACGCGTTGGCGCTCGGCCTGGTCTGGGGCTTCCTGCCGTGCGGCCTGGTCTACTCGATGCTCGCCATGGCGAGTCTCGCCGGCGGCGCCGGAAACGGCGCGATCGTCATGTTCTCGTTCGGCGCCGGAACGCTCCCCGCGCTCTTCGTCGCCGGTTTCGCGGCCTCCCGCCTGCGGGATCTGGCGCGGTCGACGATCCTCCGGAAGAGCGCCGCGGCGATCTACGTCGCGGCGGGAATCTGGCTGGCGTTCACCGCCATCACTGGAGGGGGCGGAGCGCACGGCGGGGCACACGGCAAGGCGCACGGGAAGGCGAGTTTCGGCGCCGACACCTGCCCGCCGCAGGTCACGGCTCTCCCCTAG
- a CDS encoding FixH family protein: MPSARSNVWYRNPLVWMMIALPASSVVAGLSTVVVAFRVFDGVVVDDYYARGKAINLTIERDVAAQRRGLAAVASLTPGIGDPPASVEVTVSARDVAALPAVLKLAFLHATHGGADAQVELARTAAGLYRAALPPLAPGKYYLQIEAEDWRIVGALRQPTERTASLGPAQ, translated from the coding sequence ATGCCATCCGCCCGCAGCAACGTCTGGTACCGCAACCCGCTGGTCTGGATGATGATCGCTCTCCCGGCCTCGTCGGTCGTCGCCGGGCTCTCGACGGTGGTCGTCGCCTTCCGGGTCTTCGACGGCGTCGTGGTCGACGACTACTACGCCCGCGGCAAGGCGATCAACCTCACGATCGAGCGCGACGTCGCCGCCCAGCGGCGAGGTCTCGCGGCGGTCGCCAGCCTCACTCCGGGTATCGGAGATCCGCCGGCGTCGGTCGAGGTCACCGTCTCGGCGAGGGACGTCGCGGCGCTCCCGGCGGTGCTGAAGCTCGCCTTCCTGCACGCCACCCACGGCGGCGCCGATGCCCAGGTCGAGCTCGCGCGCACGGCAGCCGGCCTCTATCGCGCCGCGCTGCCGCCGCTCGCGCCCGGCAAGTACTATCTGCAGATCGAAGCCGAAGACTGGCGCATCGTCGGCGCGCTCCGGCAGCCCACCGAACGCACCGCGAGCCTGGGACCGGCGCAGTGA